A genomic region of Alkalispirochaeta americana contains the following coding sequences:
- the phnE gene encoding phosphonate ABC transporter, permease protein PhnE: MTEGVLEYTRRRLVRRRWISGGIVAGFVVAIIASALGTGFQVRDLYRGMPNIITFLVEDLLPPRFSVWRRFWKPTVETVAMSYAGTFFAVIFAAPLGFLAARNVSPNPVVMQIARAFAVFMRTIPPLVWALLLVAIVGIGPFAGALALGLSGAGMLIKSYADSIEDIDPGQVEAVVATGASRFQVLMKGVVPQFLPSFVSWSLYRFDLNIRSAAVVGLVGAGGLGFALSTSVRLFRYNEAAVAILWILGLILVIEYVTAFVRGKLL, from the coding sequence ATGACTGAGGGAGTGCTTGAGTATACACGGCGCAGGCTCGTCCGGCGGCGATGGATATCGGGGGGGATCGTTGCCGGTTTCGTGGTGGCGATCATAGCCTCTGCCCTGGGCACCGGGTTCCAGGTGCGGGATCTCTACCGGGGAATGCCAAATATCATAACCTTCCTGGTGGAGGACCTTCTTCCGCCGCGCTTTTCCGTGTGGCGTCGTTTCTGGAAACCCACGGTAGAGACCGTTGCCATGAGTTATGCCGGAACGTTCTTTGCGGTGATCTTTGCTGCTCCCCTGGGGTTTCTGGCGGCACGGAACGTGAGCCCCAATCCGGTGGTGATGCAAATTGCCAGAGCCTTCGCGGTGTTTATGCGAACCATTCCTCCTCTGGTATGGGCCCTTTTGCTGGTGGCCATCGTGGGAATAGGGCCCTTTGCGGGTGCGCTTGCGCTGGGGCTCTCGGGAGCGGGGATGCTTATTAAATCCTACGCTGACAGTATCGAGGATATCGACCCCGGTCAGGTGGAGGCCGTTGTGGCTACGGGGGCCTCTCGCTTTCAGGTGCTCATGAAAGGGGTTGTTCCCCAGTTTTTACCCTCCTTCGTTTCCTGGTCGCTCTATCGCTTTGATCTGAATATCCGGTCAGCGGCGGTGGTCGGTCTTGTCGGTGCAGGAGGGCTCGGCTTTGCCCTCTCCACATCGGTGCGGCTCTTTCGCTATAACGAGGCAGCCGTGGCTATTCTGTGGATACTGGGACTCATTCTGGTTATCGAATATGTAACAGCTTTTGTCAGGGGGAAACTGCTATGA
- the phnE gene encoding phosphonate ABC transporter, permease protein PhnE encodes MIETSSPDLYGRSIVRRLTPLWCFLALTVLFLLSIAGMNLNFARIVAGVDRLGIMLGQMFPPDFSILGRIMDPAIETLFVAILGTFIGIILSLLIGVLAAHNITPHPAVEVLLKGFSAFARAVPALIWALLFIVAVGLGPLPGILALAVNSIGMLGKVFAESIEEIDQGQIEAVAATGATPVQIVFKSVIPSVTPALVAWSLFRLDINIRYSAVLGVVGAGGIGLELVRSTRMLAFNETLTITLVIFLMVWAVEFVNNQIRNFVR; translated from the coding sequence ATGATCGAGACGAGTAGCCCCGATCTCTATGGACGGTCGATCGTTCGCCGTTTGACGCCTCTCTGGTGTTTTCTTGCCTTGACGGTACTCTTTCTGCTGAGTATCGCCGGGATGAATCTGAACTTTGCGCGCATTGTAGCCGGTGTGGACCGTCTTGGAATTATGCTGGGACAGATGTTTCCACCGGATTTCTCCATTCTCGGGCGCATTATGGATCCGGCGATCGAGACCCTCTTTGTTGCCATTCTTGGAACCTTTATCGGAATCATTCTCTCGCTTCTCATCGGAGTTCTGGCGGCTCACAACATAACGCCCCATCCTGCGGTGGAGGTCCTGCTCAAGGGGTTCTCCGCTTTTGCGCGAGCGGTGCCAGCGCTCATTTGGGCGCTTCTCTTCATCGTTGCTGTGGGGTTGGGTCCGCTCCCGGGCATACTCGCTTTGGCGGTGAACAGCATCGGGATGCTTGGCAAGGTCTTCGCTGAATCCATCGAGGAGATAGACCAGGGACAGATTGAGGCGGTGGCCGCCACGGGGGCCACGCCGGTACAGATCGTTTTCAAGTCTGTTATCCCTTCGGTAACACCTGCCCTGGTGGCGTGGTCTCTGTTCCGATTGGATATCAACATCCGCTACTCCGCCGTCCTGGGTGTTGTTGGAGCGGGAGGAATCGGTCTCGAACTGGTGCGTTCTACCCGGATGCTGGCATTTAACGAAACCCTTACAATTACACTGGTAATATTTCTCATGGTTTGGGCTGTTGAATTTGTCAATAACCAAATAAGAAACTTCGTCCGGTAA
- a CDS encoding ABC transporter substrate-binding protein: MKRALMLGVVALMSATVLFAGGRQEAGQRITAYTTLDEELARNVFAAFTQETGIQVDWVRLSTGEAVARIEAERANPQASIWYGGVGLGHIEAKNKGLTTPYNSPAATMPDQFRDADGYWSGIYAGPLAFASNNNVMARLGIDPPDSWEALLNPKLRNQVQMANPGSSGTSYNVLATMVQVHGEEGGFEYMDRLDRNITQYTRSGSAPGRNVAIGEVGVAIGYAHDIVRLIAEGYPMTMTVPDGTGFEVAAVSLIANGPEDQQEAARKLFDWALGETAAKLYAEQFVVPFVDVPLAPGAVPIREVNVIDQDDEWAAQERARLVDKWNDTIGASSRTE, translated from the coding sequence ATGAAAAGAGCACTGATGCTTGGTGTGGTCGCTTTGATGAGCGCCACGGTGTTGTTTGCAGGAGGCCGCCAGGAGGCAGGCCAGCGGATTACCGCATATACAACCCTGGACGAAGAGCTGGCGCGGAACGTCTTTGCCGCCTTCACCCAGGAGACAGGTATCCAGGTTGACTGGGTGCGGCTCTCCACGGGGGAAGCTGTGGCCCGGATCGAGGCCGAGCGGGCAAATCCCCAGGCCAGCATCTGGTACGGAGGAGTTGGTCTTGGACATATCGAAGCGAAGAACAAGGGGCTCACAACACCCTATAACTCTCCCGCCGCGACCATGCCCGATCAGTTCCGCGATGCCGATGGGTACTGGTCGGGAATCTACGCAGGGCCCCTGGCCTTCGCGAGCAACAATAACGTCATGGCCCGTCTCGGAATTGATCCCCCTGATTCCTGGGAGGCCCTTCTGAACCCCAAACTGCGTAACCAGGTCCAGATGGCAAACCCCGGCTCCTCGGGAACCTCCTACAACGTTCTTGCCACGATGGTGCAGGTCCACGGTGAAGAGGGCGGATTCGAGTACATGGACCGTCTGGACCGCAACATAACCCAGTACACCCGTTCGGGCTCTGCCCCGGGACGCAACGTGGCCATTGGTGAGGTGGGAGTTGCTATCGGATACGCCCACGATATCGTGCGGCTTATTGCCGAGGGATATCCCATGACCATGACCGTGCCCGACGGTACGGGCTTTGAGGTTGCCGCCGTTTCCCTGATCGCGAATGGTCCCGAGGATCAGCAGGAAGCCGCCCGGAAGCTCTTTGATTGGGCCCTGGGAGAGACCGCTGCCAAGCTCTACGCTGAACAGTTTGTGGTTCCCTTTGTGGACGTTCCTCTTGCACCGGGTGCAGTTCCCATTCGGGAGGTAAACGTGATCGACCAGGACGACGAGTGGGCTGCTCAGGAGCGGGCTCGCCTGGTGGACAAGTGGAACGATACAATCGGTGCCTCTTCGCGGACCGAATAG
- a CDS encoding ABC transporter permease: MSSQAIARARRRADFAQVLREPVVVITILAIFAMLALFIIYPIYAVFRLSLTQDGAFSTAVYQDLFSRVRYVRSITNSILLGTVVATLATIVGFVFAFAIYRGGIRFRGFFQTMAILPIISPPFMFALSVILLFGRNGLITARLLGLDTSGIYGLPGLVLVQTINLFPIAYLTLSGILQGIDPDVETCAMNLGASRFTVFRTITLPLAKPGILAAWLVVFVSSMTDFGNPIMIGGSFDVLSVQAYLEFTGMGNLPRGAALAVLLLIPTVMVYFLQKYIMGRGSYATITGKSSKRGKPNSSPGLRALLTVFCLGITVIVVLFYGTIIVGSFVRLWGVDWSFTLRHFNYSWDVGLSTLRNTIFLALIATPITALMGTAISFLVMRKRFPGRNAMSLLAMLSYAIPGTAIGIGYVLAFNVAPFRWSGTAFILVTAYVFRHVPIAVESGIAALKQISPEIEESSTNLGASSARTFQNVTLPLIKPAFFAGATFCFVRSMTAISAIIFLVSARWNHVTVLILAQTEIMRLGVASVMSFILILIIMAVIGIMMKLTGLKRDQVFSSGQ, encoded by the coding sequence ATGTCGTCACAAGCAATAGCCCGGGCTCGCCGGCGTGCTGATTTTGCGCAAGTTCTTCGCGAGCCTGTGGTCGTAATAACGATTTTGGCGATATTCGCAATGCTTGCGCTCTTTATTATTTATCCGATCTACGCGGTCTTTCGCCTGAGTCTTACCCAGGACGGAGCCTTCTCCACTGCCGTATATCAGGATCTTTTTTCCCGCGTGCGTTACGTGCGGTCCATAACTAACAGTATTCTTCTGGGTACTGTCGTTGCCACCCTGGCGACGATTGTGGGATTTGTCTTTGCCTTCGCCATCTATCGGGGGGGGATTCGCTTTCGGGGATTTTTCCAGACCATGGCGATTCTCCCGATCATATCGCCGCCTTTCATGTTCGCTCTCTCGGTTATCTTGCTCTTTGGACGCAACGGGCTCATCACAGCCCGTCTTCTGGGGCTTGATACAAGCGGAATCTACGGCCTGCCGGGGCTGGTCCTGGTCCAGACGATCAACCTCTTTCCCATCGCCTATCTCACCTTAAGCGGGATTCTTCAGGGAATTGACCCCGATGTGGAAACCTGCGCCATGAATCTGGGGGCGTCACGGTTCACCGTGTTCCGCACCATCACCCTTCCCCTGGCAAAACCGGGTATCCTTGCGGCCTGGCTTGTTGTGTTTGTCAGCTCCATGACCGATTTTGGGAACCCCATCATGATCGGGGGGAGTTTTGATGTTCTCTCGGTTCAGGCCTACCTGGAGTTTACCGGAATGGGTAACCTGCCTCGAGGTGCTGCCCTGGCGGTGCTGCTGCTGATCCCCACGGTGATGGTTTACTTTCTTCAGAAGTACATTATGGGCCGGGGTTCCTACGCTACCATTACGGGCAAGTCCTCAAAACGGGGAAAACCCAATTCCAGTCCCGGCTTGCGGGCGCTGCTGACAGTTTTTTGCCTGGGCATTACCGTCATCGTGGTGCTTTTCTACGGAACAATCATTGTTGGAAGTTTTGTCCGACTCTGGGGCGTGGATTGGAGCTTCACCCTGAGGCATTTCAACTACAGCTGGGATGTGGGGCTCTCCACCCTGAGAAACACGATCTTCCTGGCCCTGATTGCTACGCCGATTACGGCGCTTATGGGAACAGCTATCTCCTTTCTGGTGATGCGCAAGCGCTTCCCCGGCCGAAACGCCATGAGCCTTCTGGCGATGCTGAGCTATGCCATTCCCGGTACCGCCATCGGTATCGGCTATGTTCTGGCCTTTAACGTGGCTCCCTTCCGCTGGTCCGGTACGGCTTTCATCCTGGTGACAGCCTATGTTTTCCGCCATGTGCCTATTGCCGTGGAAAGTGGTATTGCAGCGCTGAAGCAGATATCACCCGAGATAGAAGAATCTTCCACGAACCTGGGCGCCAGCAGCGCCAGAACATTCCAGAATGTTACTCTGCCGCTTATAAAGCCGGCCTTTTTTGCGGGGGCAACCTTCTGCTTTGTGCGGAGCATGACCGCCATCAGTGCGATCATCTTCCTCGTATCGGCCCGTTGGAACCATGTGACGGTCCTCATCCTGGCGCAGACAGAGATCATGCGTCTTGGTGTTGCCTCGGTCATGTCGTTTATTCTTATTCTTATTATCATGGCCGTTATCGGAATCATGATGAAGCTTACCGGTCTCAAACGGGATCAGGTCTTTTCGTCGGGCCAGTAG
- a CDS encoding ABC transporter ATP-binding protein — MEQQMIDRSAAAEFAADPGDSKKPDYLVLKDIVKDFVDGSGGIVRAVNSVSLSVSKGEFVTLLGPSGCGKTTTLRMIAGFESPNGGTIQLDGKDITQVPPFQRNMPMVFQSYALFPHLTIFDNIAYGLKLRGVSREEMRHDVAVASQMVNLVGLEKRYPGELSGGQQQRVALARALVLKPDIILFDEPLSNLDAKLRIQTRTEIKRVQQLLGITALYVTHDQSEALSLSDQIVIMNKGEIVQQGPPEAIYNEPNSPFVSDFIGNANFLDGEVVDVQNDQVTLSVGPARFTLPGSRCPGDIRSGEAILLSVKPEAIRVTGSAGTGAELSGKIDVSAFVGPITEYKIIFGDGIITALQPNRPGKTHVYRSGEEVALEFEVESLRAYRA, encoded by the coding sequence ATGGAACAACAGATGATCGATCGGTCTGCCGCTGCGGAGTTTGCAGCAGACCCCGGGGACTCAAAAAAGCCCGATTATCTCGTCCTGAAGGATATTGTAAAGGATTTTGTCGATGGTTCCGGAGGAATTGTCCGAGCTGTCAACTCCGTTTCCCTGAGCGTGAGCAAGGGAGAGTTTGTGACGCTTCTGGGCCCTTCGGGGTGCGGAAAAACCACGACCTTGCGGATGATCGCCGGGTTCGAGAGTCCCAACGGGGGAACCATCCAGCTCGACGGAAAGGATATCACCCAGGTTCCTCCGTTCCAGCGAAATATGCCCATGGTTTTTCAGAGCTATGCGCTTTTTCCGCACCTGACGATCTTTGACAACATCGCCTACGGTCTCAAATTGCGCGGAGTGAGCCGCGAGGAAATGCGCCACGATGTGGCTGTGGCCAGCCAGATGGTAAATCTCGTGGGTCTGGAAAAACGCTATCCCGGGGAGTTGTCGGGAGGACAGCAGCAACGGGTTGCTCTTGCCCGGGCCCTGGTGTTGAAGCCCGATATCATTCTCTTCGATGAGCCGCTCTCGAATCTGGATGCAAAATTGCGGATCCAGACCCGCACCGAGATCAAGCGTGTTCAGCAGCTCCTGGGTATTACCGCGCTCTACGTGACGCATGATCAGTCCGAGGCCTTGAGTCTCTCCGATCAGATCGTGATCATGAACAAGGGCGAGATCGTCCAGCAGGGACCGCCCGAGGCGATCTACAATGAACCCAACAGCCCCTTTGTCTCGGATTTTATCGGGAACGCCAACTTTCTTGACGGCGAGGTGGTGGATGTTCAGAACGATCAGGTCACCCTCTCGGTGGGGCCGGCCCGGTTTACGCTTCCTGGTTCTCGCTGTCCTGGTGATATTCGGTCCGGTGAGGCGATTCTTCTTTCGGTAAAACCCGAGGCGATCAGGGTGACCGGATCTGCGGGAACGGGAGCAGAGCTTTCGGGGAAGATCGATGTCTCGGCCTTTGTTGGGCCCATCACGGAGTACAAGATCATCTTTGGTGACGGGATTATCACCGCCCTGCAACCCAACAGACCGGGCAAGACCCATGTGTATCGTTCCGGCGAAGAAGTGGCCCTTGAGTTTGAGGTGGAGTCTCTCCGGGCGTATCGCGCCTGA
- a CDS encoding ABC transporter ATP-binding protein produces the protein MRHNDTAKDTAADAFVRVENLKQHFPITRGIIFSRPVGAVRAVDDISFEIPRGETLGLVGESGCGKSTTGRSMLRLYEPTAGSVTIDGISITELSRQDLRNTRPKMQMIFQDSYSSLNPRHSVAKIIAEPLVIQNRETPETIRKRVADLLDMVGLDPDHGKRFPHEFSGGQRQRVGIARALALNPEFVVCDEPISALDVAIQAQVVNLLARLQRELGLTYLFIAHDLSMVRHISHRIAVMYLGKIMELARYDELFQNPLHPYTQSLMSAVPIPDPEIEKSRTRLLLKGDVPSPASPPPGCVFSTRCPFATERCSREVPQPRQLGPEHTVACHNVDDPVTGPRIRETGEAIVSSLRQASSGGPDRSFP, from the coding sequence ATGAGACACAACGATACAGCAAAGGATACAGCCGCAGACGCCTTTGTCCGCGTAGAAAATCTCAAACAGCATTTTCCCATCACCAGGGGGATCATTTTCAGCCGTCCCGTGGGTGCCGTCCGCGCCGTGGACGATATCTCCTTCGAGATCCCCCGAGGCGAGACCCTGGGACTGGTGGGCGAGAGCGGGTGCGGAAAATCCACCACCGGAAGAAGCATGCTGCGCCTCTATGAACCCACAGCGGGAAGTGTAACGATCGACGGGATATCCATTACCGAACTATCGCGGCAGGACCTGCGCAACACCCGCCCCAAGATGCAAATGATCTTCCAGGACTCCTACTCGTCGCTGAACCCGCGCCACTCCGTGGCAAAGATCATCGCGGAACCCCTGGTGATCCAGAACAGGGAGACACCAGAGACAATCCGCAAGCGGGTAGCGGACCTGCTGGATATGGTCGGGCTTGATCCCGACCACGGGAAACGCTTTCCCCACGAATTCTCGGGAGGTCAGCGGCAACGCGTGGGTATTGCCCGGGCTCTTGCGCTGAACCCGGAGTTTGTGGTCTGCGATGAACCCATATCGGCCCTGGACGTGGCGATCCAGGCCCAGGTGGTAAACCTTCTGGCTCGCCTGCAACGAGAGCTGGGGCTGACCTACCTCTTTATTGCCCACGACCTGAGTATGGTGCGTCACATATCTCACCGTATCGCGGTGATGTATCTGGGAAAAATCATGGAACTGGCTCGCTACGATGAGCTTTTTCAGAACCCCCTCCATCCCTACACCCAGTCCCTGATGTCGGCAGTACCGATCCCGGATCCGGAGATCGAGAAATCCCGAACCCGCCTGTTGCTGAAAGGAGATGTGCCAAGCCCTGCATCCCCTCCTCCGGGATGTGTCTTCTCCACACGCTGTCCCTTTGCAACAGAGCGATGCTCCCGGGAGGTCCCTCAACCGCGACAGCTCGGCCCCGAACACACCGTGGCCTGCCATAATGTGGACGACCCCGTAACGGGTCCCCGGATCAGGGAAACCGGCGAAGCCATCGTGAGCAGCCTCCGCCAGGCCTCGTCGGGCGGCCCCGACCGCAGCTTCCCCTGA
- a CDS encoding ABC transporter ATP-binding protein, which translates to MKPILQVQDLQVHFDTVDGTVHAVNGVSFNLFPGETLGIVGESGSGKSVSMMSLLRLIPEPPGKIVSGTARFRTDKTDMDLLKLNRKEMAAIRGDRIGFVFQDPLSSLNPLMTIGRQIEETLEQHTDLRGEAARKRVISLLEQVGIPDPEARYRNYPHQFSGGMRQRVMIAIAIACDPDIIIADEPTTALDVTVQAQIVDLMNRLGKERGIAVIWISHDLGVVAGIADRVMVMYGGTVVEQGPADPVYSHPRHPYTVGLLGALPKLHENTPELVDITGTPPDLYAPPQQCPFAPRCPWAFQRCTSWRPRLFPVGSVSAGQNQEISHESACWYDLETREPRKLPPGNKNHVPSKGRS; encoded by the coding sequence ATGAAACCAATCTTGCAAGTCCAGGACCTTCAGGTCCATTTTGACACGGTAGACGGGACGGTTCACGCCGTGAACGGCGTCTCGTTCAATCTTTTTCCCGGCGAAACCCTTGGAATCGTCGGCGAGAGCGGCAGCGGGAAAAGTGTATCCATGATGTCCCTCTTGCGGCTCATCCCGGAACCCCCGGGGAAAATTGTTTCCGGCACTGCCCGGTTCCGCACGGACAAGACCGACATGGATCTGCTCAAGTTGAACCGGAAGGAGATGGCCGCGATCCGGGGAGACCGGATCGGCTTTGTCTTTCAGGACCCTTTGAGTTCCCTGAATCCCCTCATGACGATCGGCAGGCAGATCGAGGAAACCCTGGAGCAGCATACCGATCTGCGGGGCGAGGCGGCACGGAAACGGGTGATCTCGCTCCTGGAACAGGTAGGGATTCCCGATCCCGAAGCCCGATACCGCAACTACCCCCACCAGTTCTCGGGCGGCATGCGCCAGCGGGTCATGATCGCCATCGCGATCGCCTGTGATCCCGACATCATTATCGCCGATGAACCCACTACAGCCCTGGATGTAACGGTCCAGGCCCAAATTGTGGATCTCATGAACCGCCTGGGCAAGGAGCGGGGTATCGCCGTGATCTGGATCTCCCACGACCTGGGTGTTGTGGCGGGCATCGCTGACCGGGTTATGGTGATGTACGGAGGAACCGTGGTGGAGCAGGGGCCCGCCGATCCCGTCTACTCTCATCCCCGGCACCCCTACACGGTGGGGCTTCTGGGAGCGCTTCCGAAACTTCACGAGAACACCCCCGAACTGGTGGACATTACGGGCACCCCGCCCGATCTCTATGCCCCGCCCCAACAGTGCCCCTTTGCCCCGCGTTGCCCCTGGGCCTTCCAGCGCTGCACATCCTGGAGACCCCGCCTCTTTCCCGTGGGGTCCGTTTCTGCGGGCCAGAACCAGGAGATATCTCACGAGAGCGCCTGCTGGTATGATCTGGAAACCCGGGAACCTCGAAAACTCCCCCCCGGGAACAAGAACCACGTCCCCTCGAAAGGAAGGTCATGA
- a CDS encoding ABC transporter permease, which translates to MKINTLDDAGLRSPAARFFRLICRDKAGLAGVILFALILTTAALAPRIVPHDPLQQNLRASRLPPAWQEGGTWEYPLGTDNLGRDMLSRILVGTRVSLTVGFLGVLIAATIGMVLGMIAGYTGGLTDNIIMGITNLFLAIPYLLLVVVVASVLGRSLLNVILIFGFTNAPLFVRITRGEVLRIRKSGYVESAISLGATRSRILVDHILPNLVGPLLTVATFEMSGMIFYEAGLGFLGLSVPPSIPSWGNMLAAGRQYIQFSPWIAAFPGLAIVVTSLSMNLLGDWLRDILDPKMRRSAS; encoded by the coding sequence ATGAAGATTAATACTCTTGACGATGCCGGCCTGCGATCACCGGCCGCACGTTTTTTCAGACTGATCTGCCGGGACAAGGCGGGGCTGGCGGGGGTCATCCTTTTCGCACTGATCCTCACCACGGCCGCTCTGGCGCCACGGATCGTTCCCCACGATCCGCTCCAGCAAAATCTCCGGGCAAGCCGTTTGCCACCGGCCTGGCAGGAGGGGGGGACCTGGGAATACCCCCTGGGAACGGACAACCTGGGCAGGGACATGCTCAGCCGCATTCTGGTGGGCACCCGGGTGTCCCTGACGGTGGGATTCCTGGGGGTCCTCATCGCCGCCACCATCGGAATGGTCCTGGGAATGATCGCCGGGTACACGGGAGGGCTCACAGACAATATCATCATGGGCATAACCAACCTCTTTCTGGCGATTCCCTATCTCCTGCTGGTGGTAGTGGTGGCCTCTGTTCTGGGGCGAAGTCTTTTGAATGTGATTCTTATTTTCGGCTTTACCAACGCGCCCCTCTTTGTCCGGATCACACGGGGAGAGGTATTGCGAATACGCAAGTCCGGCTACGTGGAGTCGGCGATCAGCCTGGGGGCCACGCGCAGCCGCATTCTGGTAGATCACATCCTGCCGAACCTGGTGGGCCCCCTTCTCACGGTGGCCACCTTCGAGATGTCGGGAATGATCTTCTACGAGGCGGGTCTGGGATTTCTGGGCCTCAGCGTGCCCCCCAGCATTCCCAGCTGGGGCAACATGCTCGCCGCAGGGCGCCAGTACATCCAGTTTTCCCCCTGGATAGCGGCCTTCCCGGGGCTGGCCATCGTTGTAACATCTCTCAGCATGAACCTCCTGGGAGACTGGCTGAGGGACATTCTGGACCCCAAAATGCGACGGAGCGCCTCCTGA
- a CDS encoding ABC transporter permease: MQRYLFSRLIQSILLMIGVLILVFFIVRLTGDPARLMMPRDASPQEVEVFREAMGFNEPLHRQFSSYMRGAMVGDFGRSLHYRSQAMPLVIARLPATLELALAALAFALLIAIPLGIIGGSRPGSIWDTLCRAIGLVGQTVPNFWLALMLIVYFSVQLQWFPTFGRSGFRSLVLPAIALGFFPLGKFTRLVRSAVLEVRSEDYIRTAYSKGLLERNILFRHIFRNVAITLVSIVGVQFGYMLGGSIYIESIFAWPGIGRMINEAVQARDFPLVQAIAVFSAGFVVLLNLLTDVAYALIDPRIRYED; this comes from the coding sequence ATGCAACGGTATCTTTTTTCCAGATTGATCCAGTCGATTCTTCTTATGATTGGCGTATTAATTCTGGTCTTTTTCATTGTCCGCCTCACAGGTGATCCGGCACGGCTCATGATGCCCCGGGACGCATCGCCCCAAGAGGTGGAGGTCTTTCGCGAAGCCATGGGGTTTAACGAACCCCTGCACCGCCAATTCAGTTCCTATATGCGCGGCGCCATGGTAGGTGACTTCGGGCGATCCCTCCATTATCGATCCCAGGCGATGCCCCTGGTTATTGCCCGCCTTCCGGCGACCCTCGAGCTTGCTCTGGCAGCTCTCGCCTTTGCCTTGCTCATCGCGATCCCCCTGGGAATCATCGGAGGGTCCCGTCCGGGAAGCATCTGGGATACCCTCTGCCGGGCAATCGGCCTGGTGGGCCAAACGGTGCCCAATTTCTGGCTTGCCCTGATGCTCATCGTCTATTTCTCGGTGCAACTTCAGTGGTTTCCTACCTTCGGCAGATCGGGCTTTCGCTCACTGGTATTGCCCGCCATAGCCCTGGGATTCTTCCCCCTGGGGAAGTTCACCCGCCTGGTAAGATCGGCGGTCCTGGAAGTTCGAAGTGAAGACTATATCCGAACAGCCTACAGCAAGGGGTTGCTGGAACGAAACATTCTCTTCCGCCACATTTTCCGGAACGTGGCGATCACCCTGGTAAGTATCGTGGGCGTTCAGTTCGGCTATATGCTGGGCGGCTCCATTTATATCGAATCGATCTTTGCCTGGCCGGGAATCGGCCGGATGATAAACGAAGCGGTCCAGGCGAGGGATTTCCCCCTGGTCCAGGCTATCGCCGTCTTCAGCGCCGGCTTTGTCGTGCTTCTGAACCTTCTCACCGATGTAGCCTACGCGCTGATCGACCCAAGGATTCGCTATGAAGATTAA